DNA from bacterium:
GATCGGCGGCGGAAGCGGCCTCATCCAGCAGGGCGCCTCCCAGGATGCCGCCCGCGGCCAGCCCCGCGGCTCCCTTGAGGAACTTCCTTCTCTCCCAAAAAACAGATTCGGGCGTGGCCTCCCGCTCGGGAATCGCCCATTCTTTCTTCCGGATAAACGGCATGGATATCTCCAAAAAAATCTGGCGGCAGACTTTTCGAAACCAGGGGCGGAAACAAGCGGGGCGTCCTGTGATACATTCTCCCGCGCAAGGAAAAGTGGCCCTCTGCCACGATTCTCCTTCACTATACAAATTATCTGTAAGGATTTCATAAAGGAACAAGCGTTTTCGTCACAGAAAATACATCTTTCCCGCTTTTTGGAGGAAATATGGAGGAAATACGTTTCCCGGCGGATCGCCTCGCCGCATTCATCGAAAGCACCTTCACCGCCCACGGCGTCTCCGCCGGGGACGCCCGAATCACGGCCCAGCGGATGATCGAGGCCGATCTCCGCGGGATGCACGGCCACGGCATCTTCCGCCTCGCCCCCTACTGCCGCAGGGTCAAGGAGGGCGGCTACAACCTCAGGCCCGACATCCGCCCCGAGCGGGAGACCCCGGTCAGCGCCCTCCTCGACGGGGACAACGGCCTCGGGCAGGTGGTCGTCACCCGCGCCGCCGAGCTCGGCATCCAGAAGGCCAAAGAATCCGGCATGGGCTGGATCGGCATCCACCATGGCAACCACGCCGGGGCCGGCGGCGTCTACGCCGCCCTCGCCCTCGCCCACGACATGATCGGCATGTACATGGCCATCGGAAACGCCAACCACATGCCTCCCTGGGGAGGCGTGGACATGCTTCTGAGCACGAACCCGATCGCCTTCGCGATTCCCACCGGCAAAGAACCCCCCATCGTCCTCGACATGGCGACCTCGGTGACCTCCTACGGCAAGGTGAAGGTGATGGCCCAGAGCGGCGAGATGATGCCCGAGGGGTGGATGGTGAACAGCAAGGGCGAGCCGCTGACCGACCCGCGGCGGGCGAGCGAGGGCTTTCTCGTCCCCATCGGCGGGCACAAAGGCTACGGCCTGAACGTCATCATCGGGGTGC
Protein-coding regions in this window:
- a CDS encoding twin-arginine translocation signal domain-containing protein, whose protein sequence is MPFIRKKEWAIPEREATPESVFWERRKFLKGAAGLAAGGILGGALLDEAASAAD
- a CDS encoding Ldh family oxidoreductase → MEEIRFPADRLAAFIESTFTAHGVSAGDARITAQRMIEADLRGMHGHGIFRLAPYCRRVKEGGYNLRPDIRPERETPVSALLDGDNGLGQVVVTRAAELGIQKAKESGMGWIGIHHGNHAGAGGVYAALALAHDMIGMYMAIGNANHMPPWGGVDMLLSTNPIAFAIPTGKEPPIVLDMATSVTSYGKVKVMAQSGEMMPEGWMVNSKGEPLTDPRRASEGFLVPIGGHKGYGLNVIIGVLAGVLNSAAFGSAVIDFNQDFKSPTNTGQVFFAMRPDLFRDLGDFKAEMDFRIRELRDSAPMEGMGPIRLPGEMAVKREREMREKGISVAPQVLEGLRGMAEELGLADRLDV